One Gemmatimonadales bacterium genomic window, CGCATTCTCGGCGAGCACGTCCCCGGCACCGCCGCCGAGTATCTCGTGATCGATGAGGCGAACGTCGCGCGCGTGCCGGACGACATGCCTTGGGACCGCGCCGCCGCATTTTCGCTCGCGACGCTCACGGCGTGGCGGATGCTCACGACGCGCGCGGCGCTGCGGCCGGCGGAGACGGTGCTCATATGGGGCATCGGCGGCGGGGTGGCGCAGGCCGCGCTGCAGATCGCTGTGCTCGTGGGGGCCACGCCCATCGTGACCAGCGGCTCCGACGCCAAGCTCGAGTCGGCGCGCGGGCTCGGCGCGTCGCTCGGCGTGAACCACGCCACGCACGACGTCGTGGCGGAAGTCCGCCGCCTGACCGGCGGCCGCGGCGCCGACGTCGTGGTCGACAGCGTGGGCGAGCGCACCTGGCAGAGTTCGCTCCGCGCACTCCGGCGCGGCGGCCGGCTTGCCATCTGCGGTGCGACGAGCGGCCCCGCCGTCAACATCGATCTACGCCGGCTCTTCTGGCATCAGTGGACCATCCTCGGGTCCACCATGGGTAGCCACCGCGAGTATCGCGAGATCGT contains:
- a CDS encoding zinc-binding dehydrogenase; this encodes MRALALTGPGGIGRLAVCSLPEPKVGRPTDVRIRVRAAALNHLDIFVASGLPGVEHHFPHIVGSDAAGVVDAVGSAVRGVAPGDRVMVNPGLSCGACEACLDGEQSLCKTFRILGEHVPGTAAEYLVIDEANVARVPDDMPWDRAAAFSLATLTAWRMLTTRAALRPAETVLIWGIGGGVAQAALQIAVLVGATPIVTSGSDAKLESARGLGASLGVNHATHDVVAEVRRLTGGRGADVVVDSVGERTWQSSLRALRRGGRLAICGATSGPAVNIDLRRLFWHQWTILGSTMGSHREYREIVRLAGQGRLWPVVDRVVPLEGAVDAFARLAAGEQFGKLVIEVSP